The following are encoded in a window of Nibricoccus aquaticus genomic DNA:
- a CDS encoding SUMF1/EgtB/PvdO family nonheme iron enzyme has translation MSDDDSEQGPAAVFAKARPWLIGVGVAVALGGLYYFLATRGPRKVDAAAITVATSDDEALRKLSDEVAKAEAIWRAADEKGQSSSPEARAALALAVTKQRERVRQDARSTPAESERLRRLEQFVADAEVRENLDKVSALEKEALAARQAERNGEAVEKYRAALTLLQAVNRSNAAAAFKDLPRESRLKLDLEILEAEPLSRQVMAARAKAEVAARAERWDEVREAFQELLAVQSRINREFPRTPFVDAAAEDRVEGQIQTLQAEALARTVLDKVSGGEVNARAGKHAEAARLFAVALKAQETINTELPKSRQASQATADDLEARRQTALSMDGLTKVQGLDGEIVGLLKARDVAAAQKKIGEAEEIAAAVWRDFPRSRKLDTGLRERVSYRAAKSASLTAIHESVFPKLRALAPEGGGGAVRGAQLLSSEVAQRLYALVMDKNPSRTVGEEWAVDSVNWAEAREFCRRLGWLLGRAVRLPTEAEYRAALGASGVTELTGGVAEWLDAGEAEPMALIAGRSYLDSAEALEEVPVVRVAKTERARHVGFRFVVE, from the coding sequence ATGTCTGACGATGATTCCGAGCAAGGTCCTGCTGCTGTGTTTGCGAAGGCGCGTCCGTGGTTGATCGGCGTGGGGGTGGCGGTGGCTCTGGGCGGGTTGTATTATTTTCTGGCGACGCGTGGGCCGCGGAAGGTGGACGCGGCGGCGATCACGGTGGCGACGTCGGATGACGAGGCGTTGCGGAAACTTTCTGACGAGGTTGCGAAGGCCGAGGCGATCTGGCGGGCGGCGGATGAGAAAGGGCAGAGCAGTTCCCCGGAGGCGCGGGCGGCACTGGCGCTGGCGGTGACGAAACAGCGCGAGCGCGTGCGACAGGATGCGCGTTCGACTCCGGCGGAGTCGGAGCGGTTGCGGCGGCTGGAGCAGTTCGTCGCGGACGCGGAGGTGCGGGAAAATTTGGACAAGGTTTCCGCGTTGGAAAAAGAGGCGCTGGCTGCGCGACAGGCGGAGCGGAATGGGGAAGCGGTGGAGAAATATCGGGCAGCGCTGACGCTGTTGCAGGCGGTGAATCGCAGCAATGCGGCGGCGGCGTTTAAGGACCTGCCACGTGAGAGCCGGTTGAAACTCGATCTGGAAATTTTGGAGGCGGAGCCGTTGAGCCGTCAGGTGATGGCTGCGCGGGCGAAGGCTGAGGTGGCGGCGCGGGCGGAGCGTTGGGACGAGGTTCGGGAGGCGTTTCAGGAGTTGCTGGCGGTGCAGTCGCGGATCAACCGGGAGTTTCCGCGCACGCCGTTTGTCGATGCGGCGGCGGAGGATCGCGTGGAGGGGCAGATCCAGACGTTGCAGGCGGAGGCGCTGGCGCGGACGGTTTTGGACAAGGTGAGCGGTGGTGAAGTGAACGCGCGGGCGGGGAAGCACGCGGAGGCGGCGCGGTTGTTCGCGGTGGCGTTGAAGGCGCAGGAGACGATCAACACGGAGTTGCCCAAGAGCCGGCAGGCTTCGCAGGCGACGGCCGATGATCTGGAGGCGCGGCGGCAGACGGCGCTTTCGATGGACGGGCTGACGAAAGTGCAGGGGCTCGATGGTGAGATCGTGGGTTTGTTGAAGGCGCGCGATGTGGCGGCGGCGCAAAAGAAGATCGGCGAGGCCGAGGAAATCGCGGCGGCGGTGTGGCGGGATTTTCCGAGGAGTCGAAAGCTGGATACGGGGTTGCGGGAGCGCGTGAGTTATCGGGCGGCGAAGAGTGCGTCGCTGACGGCTATTCACGAAAGCGTGTTTCCGAAATTGCGGGCGCTCGCGCCTGAAGGCGGCGGCGGGGCAGTGAGAGGCGCGCAGCTCTTGAGCAGTGAGGTGGCTCAGCGGCTTTATGCGCTGGTGATGGACAAAAATCCGAGCCGCACGGTGGGCGAGGAGTGGGCGGTGGATTCGGTGAATTGGGCGGAGGCGCGGGAGTTTTGCCGGAGGCTGGGGTGGCTTTTGGGGCGGGCGGTGCGGTTGCCGACGGAGGCGGAGTATCGGGCGGCGTTGGGCGCGAGTGGTGTTACCGAACTGACGGGTGGCGTGGCGGAGTGGCTCGATGCGGGCGAGGCGGAGCCGATGGCGTTGATCGCGGGGAGGAGTTATCTGGATAGTGCGGAGGCGCTGGAGGAGGTGCCGGTGGTGCGAGTTGCGAAGACGGAGCGGGCGCGGCATGTGGGGTTTCGTTTCGTGGTCGAATGA
- a CDS encoding RNA polymerase sigma factor, which translates to MSGDADAEFDLVGCLQRVRARSQDAARELVEHLHPLVIRIVRAHLPRRVLEEDLAQEVFMKMFTRLDQYQGAVPFPHWVSRIAVTTCIDHLRAQKRRPEFRWADLSENEADVLNAVLTSEDAADAGDALAAKELVGKLLDQLKPDDRLVIQLLDLEQKTLVEISELTGWNTTLIKVRAFRARRKLKKLFEQLKQKERS; encoded by the coding sequence ATGTCCGGTGACGCTGATGCGGAGTTCGATCTCGTTGGGTGCCTCCAGCGGGTCCGCGCGCGCAGTCAGGACGCGGCGCGGGAGTTGGTGGAGCATCTGCATCCGCTGGTTATCCGGATCGTGCGAGCGCATCTGCCGCGGCGGGTGCTCGAAGAGGATCTCGCGCAGGAGGTGTTTATGAAGATGTTCACACGTCTCGATCAGTACCAGGGGGCGGTGCCGTTTCCGCACTGGGTGTCGCGCATCGCGGTGACGACCTGCATCGATCATTTACGGGCGCAGAAGCGGCGGCCGGAGTTTCGCTGGGCGGATCTTTCGGAGAACGAGGCAGATGTGCTCAATGCGGTGCTGACGAGCGAAGACGCGGCGGATGCGGGCGATGCGCTTGCGGCGAAAGAGCTGGTGGGGAAATTGCTCGATCAGTTGAAGCCGGACGACCGGCTGGTGATCCAGCTGCTGGATCTAGAACAGAAAACGCTCGTGGAGATCAGCGAACTCACGGGCTGGAATACGACGTTGATCAAAGTCCGTGCTTTCCGAGCGCGGCGGAAATTGAAGAAACTTTTCGAACAGCTTAAACAAAAGGAACGCTCATGA
- a CDS encoding flavoprotein, with translation MSSALTGKKIVLGITGSIAAYKAAELTSQLRKKGAEVFPVMTAGAQKFITPLTLQALARQPVATDLWSEGNGWQPGHVELADKADLLLIAPATADVIAQFAHGLAGDFLSSLHLVCRAPLLIAPAMNGKMWSHPATVANVATLTARGAQFIGPEDGMLACGYEGLGRLWPVEGIVERAEQMLGVR, from the coding sequence ATGTCGTCTGCGCTGACCGGCAAGAAAATCGTCCTTGGGATCACGGGCTCCATCGCCGCTTACAAGGCGGCCGAGCTGACGAGCCAGTTGCGCAAGAAAGGCGCGGAGGTTTTCCCGGTGATGACGGCGGGGGCGCAGAAATTTATTACGCCGCTGACGCTCCAGGCGCTCGCGCGGCAGCCGGTGGCGACGGATCTTTGGAGCGAGGGAAATGGGTGGCAGCCGGGTCACGTGGAGCTGGCGGACAAGGCGGATTTGTTGCTCATCGCGCCGGCGACGGCGGACGTGATCGCGCAGTTCGCGCACGGACTGGCGGGGGATTTTTTGAGTTCGCTGCACTTGGTGTGTCGTGCGCCGCTGCTGATAGCGCCGGCGATGAACGGGAAGATGTGGTCGCACCCGGCGACGGTGGCGAATGTGGCGACGCTGACGGCGCGCGGGGCGCAGTTTATCGGGCCGGAGGACGGGATGCTGGCGTGTGGGTACGAAGGACTTGGACGGTTGTGGCCGGTTGAAGGGATCGTGGAGCGGGCGGAGCAGATGCTCGGGGTGCGCTGA
- the dnaX gene encoding DNA polymerase III subunit gamma/tau, whose product MSTGYQVIARKWRPQTFDDVVGQDHVVRTLKNAIARNRIAHAYLFVGPRGTGKTSTARIFAKALNCTDGPKADFDPKDPACVSIAEGSHLDVIEIDGASNNGVEQVRDLRDTVQYAPAQGKYKIYIIDEVHMLSTAAFNALLKTLEEPPHHVKFVFATTDPQKVLPTIISRCQRFDLKPIPADLIVLRLKKIADEEKIKVSPEALSCIARMADGGMRDAQSILDQMISFCGTEIAEPDVLDVYGLVSAEKIAALAAALAAGDHPKIIEIVDACDQAGRDLVRLLTDLQELVRKALLDAIGKGGKTDILGGLPMTTEQITRLLDGLREGEGSVKLGLSEKINFEVTLLKAVEASRARAIDSLIKELSALAEQSPESSAATEGGEKKKD is encoded by the coding sequence TTGTCCACCGGTTACCAAGTCATCGCCCGCAAATGGCGCCCGCAGACGTTCGACGATGTCGTCGGGCAGGATCATGTGGTGCGGACGTTGAAGAACGCCATCGCGCGCAACCGGATCGCGCACGCGTATCTGTTCGTGGGACCGCGCGGAACGGGGAAAACTTCGACCGCGCGTATTTTTGCGAAGGCGCTGAATTGCACGGATGGGCCGAAGGCGGATTTCGATCCGAAAGACCCGGCGTGCGTGTCGATTGCCGAAGGCTCGCATCTCGACGTGATCGAGATCGACGGTGCTTCGAACAACGGCGTGGAGCAGGTGCGCGATTTGCGCGACACGGTCCAGTACGCGCCGGCGCAGGGTAAGTACAAAATCTACATCATCGACGAGGTGCACATGCTCTCGACGGCGGCATTTAATGCTTTGCTGAAGACGCTCGAGGAGCCGCCGCATCACGTGAAGTTCGTGTTCGCGACGACCGATCCGCAGAAGGTGCTGCCGACGATCATCTCGCGCTGCCAGCGTTTTGACCTGAAGCCGATTCCGGCGGATTTGATCGTGCTGCGGCTGAAGAAAATCGCCGACGAGGAGAAAATCAAAGTCTCGCCCGAGGCGCTTTCGTGCATCGCGCGCATGGCGGATGGCGGGATGCGTGATGCGCAGTCGATCCTCGACCAGATGATTTCGTTTTGCGGAACGGAGATTGCCGAGCCGGACGTGCTGGATGTGTATGGCCTCGTGTCGGCCGAAAAAATCGCGGCGCTGGCGGCGGCGCTGGCGGCGGGCGATCATCCGAAGATCATCGAGATCGTGGATGCGTGCGATCAGGCCGGACGCGATCTGGTGCGGTTGTTGACGGACCTGCAGGAGCTCGTTCGCAAGGCGTTGCTCGATGCGATCGGCAAGGGCGGGAAGACGGACATTCTCGGAGGCCTGCCGATGACGACGGAGCAGATCACGCGCTTGCTCGATGGACTGCGTGAAGGCGAAGGCAGCGTGAAGCTCGGGCTATCGGAGAAGATCAATTTCGAGGTGACGTTGCTCAAAGCGGTCGAGGCGAGCCGGGCGCGGGCGATCGATTCGCTCATCAAAGAGCTGAGCGCGCTGGCTGAGCAATCGCCGGAGTCATCCGCCGCCACTGAGGGCGGCGAAAAAAAAAAGGACTGA
- a CDS encoding PP2C family protein-serine/threonine phosphatase, with product MAQPSTPHAPVPRLNWSGLTDVGKVRTNNEDSFLGIAFDGHEVRYLGKIGESSMASTDFVFAVSDGMGGANSGEFASRIAVDKITRLLPKGFRLSAQGMSSGFPDLIGELFSAIHRDMIKMGQAYEECAGMGATLSLCWFTPEWMYFGHLGDSRVYYLPKNGPMTQVTHDHSQVGWMRRNGQLNEREARFHPRRNALQQALGAGHQFIDPHIGAVGYQTGDRFLICSDGLIDGLWDHRIEDLLRNPAEGQTPAQQLVTEAVAESGRDNTTAVVIEVR from the coding sequence ATGGCCCAGCCATCCACGCCTCACGCTCCCGTCCCCCGCCTCAACTGGTCCGGCCTCACCGACGTCGGCAAAGTCCGCACCAATAACGAGGACTCCTTCCTCGGCATCGCCTTCGACGGCCACGAAGTCCGTTACCTCGGGAAAATCGGCGAATCATCCATGGCTTCGACGGACTTCGTCTTCGCCGTGAGCGACGGCATGGGCGGCGCCAACTCCGGCGAATTCGCCAGCCGCATCGCCGTCGATAAAATCACCCGCCTCCTCCCCAAAGGCTTCCGCCTCTCCGCCCAAGGCATGTCCAGCGGTTTCCCTGACCTCATCGGCGAACTCTTTTCCGCCATTCACCGCGACATGATCAAAATGGGCCAGGCCTACGAAGAGTGCGCCGGCATGGGCGCCACGCTCAGCCTCTGCTGGTTCACGCCCGAGTGGATGTATTTCGGCCACCTCGGCGACAGCCGCGTTTATTATCTCCCCAAAAACGGCCCGATGACCCAGGTCACCCACGACCACAGCCAAGTCGGCTGGATGCGCCGCAACGGCCAGCTCAACGAACGCGAAGCCCGCTTCCACCCGCGCCGCAACGCCCTCCAGCAAGCCCTCGGCGCCGGCCACCAATTCATCGACCCGCACATCGGCGCCGTCGGCTATCAGACGGGCGACCGCTTCCTCATTTGCTCCGACGGCCTCATCGACGGCCTCTGGGATCACCGCATCGAAGACCTCCTCCGCAACCCCGCCGAAGGACAAACCCCCGCCCAACAACTCGTCACCGAAGCCGTCGCCGAATCCGGCCGCGACAACACCACCGCCGTCGTCATCGAGGTCCGCTAA